A single Nostoc sp. PCC 7107 DNA region contains:
- the tig gene encoding trigger factor, translating to MKVTQEKLPASQIGLEIEIAPEITQQTYDQVIKNLSSTANIPGFRKGKVPRQILLQRLGITRIKAAALEELIQNGIEQAVKQEDIQAIGQPQLRSSFEDLISNYEPGKPFTFSAAVDVEPEINLTQYTGLQAQAEEVKYDPTQVDSVLEKERQQMATLIPVEGRAAQIGDVAVVDFKGVIAKAEGEDPDAEPTPIPGGDAADFQVELEEDKFIPGFVTGIIGMNPGETKEISAQFPDPYVNQELAGKPAIFTVTLKELKEKELPELDDDFAQEVSDFETLEELRKSLEERYQKEADDKTKTNKQEALLAELLKYVEIDLPGTLVDQEVDAMLTQTAMRLSQQGLDVRKLFTQDILPQLRERSRGEAIERLKRSLALREIGKRESLIVTPEELQARVTELLDQYSEEEVDEDKLSSMVENELLSEKIINWLLDNSSVELVPEGTLSAKEEEATAPETEASSSDSTAESEAEV from the coding sequence ATGAAAGTTACCCAGGAGAAACTTCCCGCCAGCCAGATAGGGCTGGAAATAGAGATTGCACCAGAAATCACTCAGCAAACTTACGATCAAGTTATTAAAAACTTATCCAGTACTGCAAATATTCCTGGGTTTCGTAAAGGTAAAGTGCCTCGGCAAATATTGCTTCAGCGCTTAGGCATAACTCGCATTAAGGCAGCAGCCCTAGAAGAATTAATTCAAAATGGTATAGAGCAAGCAGTCAAACAAGAAGATATCCAAGCAATTGGTCAGCCGCAATTGCGTTCTTCGTTTGAGGACTTGATCAGTAATTATGAACCGGGGAAACCCTTTACTTTCTCAGCTGCTGTTGATGTCGAACCAGAAATAAATCTCACCCAATACACTGGTTTACAAGCCCAAGCGGAGGAAGTTAAATACGACCCAACACAGGTAGATAGCGTTTTGGAAAAAGAACGCCAACAAATGGCAACTTTGATTCCTGTGGAAGGAAGAGCAGCCCAAATTGGTGATGTTGCTGTTGTAGATTTTAAAGGTGTGATAGCCAAAGCTGAAGGCGAAGACCCTGATGCCGAACCAACACCAATTCCAGGTGGTGATGCTGCTGATTTTCAAGTGGAGTTAGAGGAAGATAAATTTATTCCAGGTTTTGTTACAGGCATAATAGGCATGAATCCTGGCGAAACCAAGGAAATTTCAGCCCAGTTTCCAGATCCTTACGTTAACCAAGAGTTGGCTGGCAAACCAGCAATTTTTACAGTTACTCTCAAAGAACTAAAGGAAAAAGAACTGCCAGAACTGGACGATGACTTTGCCCAAGAAGTCAGCGACTTTGAAACCTTAGAGGAACTGCGGAAGTCTCTAGAAGAACGCTATCAAAAAGAAGCTGACGACAAAACTAAAACCAACAAACAAGAAGCATTGTTGGCAGAATTACTCAAGTATGTAGAAATTGACTTGCCTGGAACCTTAGTTGACCAAGAAGTCGATGCTATGCTGACACAAACAGCCATGCGCCTATCGCAGCAGGGCTTGGATGTGAGAAAGCTGTTTACTCAAGATATTCTGCCACAATTGCGGGAGCGATCGCGCGGCGAGGCAATTGAACGCCTAAAACGTTCTCTAGCCTTACGAGAAATCGGCAAACGCGAGTCTCTCATTGTCACACCAGAAGAACTGCAAGCCAGAGTCACAGAACTTTTAGATCAGTATTCTGAGGAAGAGGTTGACGAAGATAAACTGAGTTCTATGGTGGAAAACGAACTGCTGAGTGAAAAAATTATCAATTGGCTTTTAGATAACTCATCAGTTGAGCTAGTACCAGAAGGAACCTTGAGCGCCAAGGAAGAAGAAGCAACTGCACCAGAGACTGAGGCAAGTAGCAGCGACTCTACGGCAGAATCAGAAGCAGAGGTTTAG